In one window of Branchiostoma floridae strain S238N-H82 chromosome 14, Bfl_VNyyK, whole genome shotgun sequence DNA:
- the LOC118430264 gene encoding B-cell lymphoma 6 protein-like has translation MMLMHGLVTSFPGYHLQAHKAVLAACSAYFRGLFTDPKREKDISMVEMHGVSVTGFKSLLDFMYSSSLTLNAQNIYDVHNAATFLGMQEAAQVCMQIFDKATKAEKGVDEAPQQDKVLWEPSADVRVGARGSAAGTPMQSPSQSPQSSHSSSNTPARSPMTASPQSAATPGSSDTPLDLTAKKATPTSTPEPHPQPPTAPLPPPPPQILPRFPPNMHNPGETNMNTTRALLLNSRQRYAVPDPTAAMPPPQAQPLEGAAKRKKRSLSYVVNNLVESKIKQPDAPAHSHPNKNQLPIQQVEVKNSNSFTYRSGSNVGSMIVTSSAPAPMPVSSGSNQPITIPPIIIKDVFSLNNNYINTSAGSTKGPPLFSSKPLPAGFNSPPTSLGPPPPLTGHGGIPQPQFPLLQGMPIMPHHIPTSIPQPAPGQPRGHILPQMVVRPPISQPAMRGPAPHHPRSAPRQAYKFHQYVRPPPQDQQAQLRMEDVRVPPPALTKDQQAPLPHQIRIPQADAPDRGRIKMDKMALLKQLREPQPPAKPPSSPFGLVSIPPNRPPADIPPQEPGKEQEQPFQTDDQQTRFYLNLVDYRNKHMEKHHSAQPVSVSVHSPPQQSLPHNSAEAAPVSQSETSLPAYTPAMVDPHNDDPRPLSPPEVDLYQPKMQGAETTGVTETIILMPEDFQKKNKRRHLSSTEESPKKPRHISMEEAMHASSAVSMDGREEESVVSRPRSICSDPGLPTEAMKKTYVQANEDSAASVCSSMSFDEPQENRLSTDVDTVRSRHSSEPSDVNKSKRNCRDRSEVFDLRPQEEDVFPKPVDMSHKGEDGEDGHEGEEAGVTSIQEGDSYRCSTCNKSFTNHDLFRAHVREEHVNHKVHECSKCHATFKYSGALKTHMRVHTGEKPFACDKCGARFTQLGNLHRHKKTHDGLKPYQCGLCNARFTRLGSVQEHLKIHTGEKKPFQCQVCTAEFTRHGHLRNHMRIHSGERPFSCTVCGAQFRHPGGLKQHKKIHQRTSFETSPHICESCGALFTRLGDLRTHRKLHDGGKATQEELDGDMSD, from the coding sequence ATGATGTTAATGCATGGACTTGTTACCTCATTCCCAGGTTACCACCTACAGGCCCACAAGGCCGTGCTTGCGGCATGCAGTGCCTACTTCCGCGGACTGTTCACCGACCCGAAGCGGGAAAAGGACATCAGCATGGTGGAGATGCATGGCGTCAGCGTCACAGGCTTTAAGTCCCTGCTGGATTTCATGTACTCTTCCAGCCTCACCCTGAACGCACAGAACATTTACGACGTCCACAATGCCGCCACGTTCCTGGGGATGCAGGAAGCCGCGCAGGTCTGCATGCAGATCTTCGACAAGGCCACAAAGGCTGAGAAGGGGGTTGATGAGGCACCACAGCAGGACAAAGTCCTCTGGGAACCCTCTGCGGACGTGCGGGTGGGTGCCAGAGGCAGCGCGGCGGGAACCCCCATGCAGTCCCCCTCCCAATCACCACAGTCGTCACATTCTTCCAGCAACACCCCGGCACGGTCACCGATGACAGCGTCGCCACAGTCTGCCGCTACCCCAGGTAGTTCGGACACACCTTTAGATCTCACAGCCAAGAAAGCCACTCCTACATCCACACCTGAGCCACATCCACAACCTCCCACAGCGCCCCTGCCTCCTCCCCCTCCACAGATCCTACCACGCTTCCCCCCCAACATGCACAACCCCGGGGAGACCAACATGAACACCACCCGTGCCTTGCTGCTGAACTCCAGGCAACGCTATGCCGTACCCGACCCCACCGCGGCCATGCCTCCGCCACAGGCACAACCCCTGGAGGGAGCCGCCAAGAGAAAGAAGCGCTCGCTCTCTTACGTTGTCAACAACCTTGTCGAATCCAAAATCAAGCAGCCAGACGCACCCGCCCACTCCCATCCCAACAAAAACCAGCTGCCGATCCAGCAGGTGGAGGTGAAGAACAGTAACTCGTTCACGTACCGTAGCGGGAGCAACGTGGGGAGCATGATCGTGACCTCGTCTGCCCCTGCCCCGATGCCTGTGTCGTCTGGGTCTAACCAGCCGATAACCATTCCTCCCATCATCATCAAAGACGTGTTCAGCCTCAACAACAACTACATCAACACTTCTGCGGGCAGCACCAAAGGGCCGCCCCTGTTCTCCAGCAAACCCCTACCAGCAGGGTTCAACTCCCCACCCACCAGCCTCGGCCCTCCCCCACCACTGACAGGCCATGGCGGTATTCCCCAGCCACAGTTCCCTCTCCTCCAAGGGATGCCGATCATGCCCCACCACATCCCCACATCCATCCCCCAGCCAGCACCCGGACAGCCCAGGGGACACATTCTTCCTCAGATGGTGGTGCGACCGCCGATCAGCCAGCCGGCCATGAGGGGACCCGCACCCCATCACCCGAGGAGCGCACCCAGACAGGCCTACAAGTTCCACCAGTATGTCAGACCCCCTCCCCAGGACCAACAGGCCCAGCTGAGGATGGAAGACGTCCGTGTGCCTCCCCCAGCTCTCACAAAAGACCAGCAGGCTCCCCTACCCCATCAGATCAGGATCCCGCAGGCAGATGCCCCAGACAGAGGCAGGATAAAGATGGACAAAATGGCTCTCCTAAAACAACTACGTGAGCCTCAACCACCAGCTAAGCCACCCTCCTCGCCATTTGGTCTGGTCAGCATCCCCCCTAACCGCCCCCCTGCCGACATCCCCCCTCAAGAGCCCGGGAAGGAACAAGAGCAGCCATTCCAAACGGACGATCAGCAGACACGCTTTTACTTGAACCTTGTGGACTACAGGAACAAGCATATGGAGAAGCACCACTCTGCGCAACCTGTCAGTGTGAGTGTCCACTCCCCCCCACAACAGAGTCTTCCCCACAACAGTGCCGAAGCTGCACCTGTTTCCCAAAGTGAGACGTCCCTACCTGCGTACACACCTGCAATGGTCGACCCCCATAATGACGACCCCCGACCTTTGTCCCCGCCAGAAGTTGACCTTTACCAGCCGAAGATGCAAGGTGCCGAGACGACAGGTGTGACAGAGACAATCATCCTCATGCCGGAAGACTTTCAGAAGAAGAACAAGAGAAGACACCTGTCGAGCACCGAGGAAAGCCCCAAGAAGCCCCGTCACATTAGTATGGAGGAAGCTATGCACGCCTCCTCTGCAGTTTCCATGGATGGAAGAGAGGAGGAGTCTGTTGTGTCCAGGCCACGTAGCATCTGTAGTGACCCAGGTCTTCCCACAGAAGCCATGAAGAAGACCTACGTGCAAGCCAATGAAGATTCTGCTGCCAGTGTGTGTTCATCTATGTCATTTGATGAGCCCCAAGAAAACAGACTGTCCACTGATGTTGATACAGTGCGCTCCAGGCACTCCTCGGAGCCATCAGATGTAAACAAATCCAAGAGGAACTGCAGAGATCGATCTGAAGTCTTTGATCTGAGACCTCAAGAAGAAGACGTTTTCCCTAAGCCTGTAGACATGTCCCACAAGGGGGAGGATGGGGAGGACGGGCACGAGGGTGAGGAGGCGGGAGTCACGTCCATCCAGGAAGGCGACTCCTACAGGTGCAGCACCTGTAACAAGTCCTTCACCAACCACGATCTGTTCCGTGCCCACGTTCGCGAGGAACACGTCAACCACAAGGTGCACGAGTGCTCGAAGTGCCACGCCACCTTCAAGTACTCGGGGGCgctgaagacccacatgcgcgtgcacaccggcgagaaaccatTCGCCTGCGACAAATGCGGGGCCAGGTTCACCCAACTGGGGAACCTCCACCGGCACAAGAAGACTCACGACGGACTGAAACCGTACCAGTGCGGGCTCTGCAACGCCCGCTTCACTCGCCTGGGCAGCGTGCAGGAGCATCTGAAAATCCACACGGGGGAAAAGAAGCCCTTCCAGTGCCAGGTGTGCACGGCCGAGTTCACGCGCCACGGGCACCTGCGGAACCACATGCGGATCCACAGCGGGGAGCGGCCCTTCTCCTGCACGGTGTGTGGGGCGCAGTTCCGCCACCCGGGCGGCCTGAAGCAGCACAAGAAGATCCACCAGCGAACGTCGTTCGAAACCAGCCCGCACATCTGCGAGTCATGCGGCGCCCTCTTCACGCGTCTAGGTGACCTCCGAACCCATCGCAAGCTGCACGACGGCGGCAAGGCCACGCAAGAAGAACTGGATGGGGACATGTCGGACTAA